AATTCGGGGAATGActataaataagaaaaatatgttaaacttaattttatgaaatcgaaatttataaataaaaatatattttacatatatgtatttttttttttttttaaagataattttgaaaaaaactattataaaatttatatagatgcatatatatatatatataaaatactaAGCTGATAATTTacattatattaaatttctattttcattatagCCAGATGTATATAGTAATTTTTgacaatataaatataatcaataataatttttaattggtttaaaatattatatatacatatatattgtCCTCtagatttatataaaaaaaattgtcaaAAGAAGTCATGTACACttataacaaaatatattctcataaaaatataaaaaaatgtggttatgtaaaatatatctttagTTATATAGAGATAACTATCCAATTAAATGAATGCATATCCTTTTGATGGATATACATACACAAcaaaataaaggaaaattaataaaatttgaaagcaaaaatattaaacttTTTCTTCTCATAATGTATGAagcaaattaaaataaagtaaatattatttatatcaacGAAAATTCAAATGAGAAtatcaaaattttaaatgaaatgaTTAACAACAAAACAGAATTCTACAcatgattttttaaaaaataaataaaaattattaataaaaaaaaatataataagatCAAtgcaattttttcttttttctttttttttatcatatttttatatattaaatatattgaatataaaatttttaattcataaatGCTcattaatatagaaaaattggaaaataaaataaaaagtggAAAAAATCcagaaatattttataatttttatttgtatacaAATAGATCTTATTTTCaagtaatattatatataaatgtaattCATATTATATCCTTGTGTAACtagttttatttaaaatattaataatattaacttCATAAagcaattaaaaaaaaaaaaaagaagtaaatTGTTTtacttaatatttaaaaaataataaattataattgcTACTCTTTTATCTTTTCTTGATATTTTTCCcctgtatatatattattttagtcaaatatttaattatttttaaaaatgtatttttaatcattttatcttttttgtATCTTTCAAAATTTTGGGAACATATTTACATGCATATATacattgatatttttttaaagacaaaatttttttaaataaattttaaaattacaacATATTTATGTCTTGATTAAAGATAACATTAAGAATATTCAAATGTTAGAGAATATCTtataaaattgaaatttagttttacttttttttaaaatataaatttttattgtaaaCAATAATGAACTATTAATACCATATtcatcttaaaaaaaaatttatacaattatataaattaatatgttAATCTTAAATATCAAGAATACAAATATGAAAGTTCAGAAATATCTTTAAAATGTTAAGATTCgtattgtaaaaaaatatcaataaGGCTTCCAGAAATggtaaatattttaacaaaaaaaaaaaaaaaaaaattttagtttATTAGTTTGCATAAAGATGatcacttttattttaaatgctacaaaaaaaaaaaaaaaaaaaaatctaaaaaataaatatatatttgaaataacattagTATCAACACacgaaatatatattatatatatgtataaactAATGAATACATTTCTATATTATTGTAAAACatcaaattattttattcacAAATTTTATGGTTCAAATATTTACTCTAGTGAAaattaatactttttttcttctttttttttttctgaatttcatttgttaaatataaaaagtaaaaattctatgagaaatataattcaaattaattATTACAATTATGAAAGTTTTGAAATATGCTTTTAAGAAGCATTTCTATGTATTACGAACAAAAGGTTTGagattttaaaataattatatcgaagaaaataaatgaaagGACGAGTAAagaaagaaaaggaaaatgaaaaaaggtATAATggatgaaaagaaaaaaaaaaagggagttgaaaaaaatgatttaaatgaaagagaaaaaaatgtgcaatttaataataatgatacgCCATTTAATAGTGAAAATTTtccaaataatatattatttagtaaattatcaaatgaacaaataaaaattgttgAAATtccattaaattttaatttatgtattattgcTTGTCCAGGGTCAGGAAAAACTTCTACCTTAACAGCTCGAATTATTAGAAGTAtaatagaaaagaaaaaatcagTTGTTTGTATAACTTTTACTAATTATGCAGCCAAtgatttaaaagataaaataatgaagaaaataaactGCTTAATAGATTTATGTTCAAACAATGATATATAttgtaaattatttaatgaaaaaaacataaaaaaaaagtgcgatactaataataaaataaataaaagtaaatttaAAGTGTTACACACGATGTTATTTATAGGAACAATTCACTCTTTTTGTAGATATAtactattaaaatataaatttcatttcaaaatattaacAGATTCAATTAACAgcaatataattaaaatggcttttaacaatttttattcatcgaattttgaaaaaaataatatgaaaacagaaaatatagataaaaataatgattcattaaatatactaaatttttttaatagtatGAAAAACTTTAATGTTAAAGAGGAAGACGAATTAGAAGAGgatgaagaagaagaggAGTTTTATCATTACATATATGACTTAAAAGaaacaaatgaaaaagattATTTTCAGCAAATGAATGttaaaagtattttaaaaagaaaaaatataatatttttaaaaaaaaaaattaaattaatgaaatatgCTGAATTatacaatttaaaaatagaaataaatgaagtagaaaaaaatttttatgaagaatataaaaaaattttaaagaatgctaaatatatttattacgATTTTGACGATTTATTAATAGaaacatataaattaatgaaaaatgatgtgcatataagaaataaaattttagaaGAATGGAATTATGTATTTTGCGATGAATTTCAAGATATTAATACAACACAATTTAATATTCTTCAATTTTTTGCTAATCCTAATACGATTCCTCATAATTTTCAAAGTAATATGAATATTACTgattttatagaaaaaggTGACTTAAATAACTTTaactttaataatatatatgttgaTAAGTGTTTTAATCATTTATTAGCAAATAACAAAAtcatagaagaaaaaaaaagtaataattcATCTGAATTATTCAAAGGAGTCTCTGATATGTCAtcagaaaatgaagaaaatgattttaataaaaagaaaatttttaatgatcATAACCGTAGTATAACTGTTATAGGGGATGATGATCAGTCTATTTATGCATTTAGAGGAGCTcacattaatatttttaacaaatttttaaaagaatgtAATTGCTTATTATTCAAATTAGGAAATAATTTTAGAAGTACAAAAGAAATTGTTAGAATTTCTAGTAATTTAATCTTACATAATGCAAGTTGTAggattcaaaaaaatttacatactAATAATATTGAAGGGCAAAAAGTTAATTTCCAcgtatttaaaaataatatggaTCAGATATCATATATTTTGtcagaaattatttttttaaaaaaaaaatataattatcaaTTTGGAGATTTTGTAATATTATCTCGAACAAATAGAACCCTAAAAGATACTCTCAAAATTATCAGCAGTTATGATGCCAAAAAAAGAGCATTAAAATTCTTTAGTGAAATACacaataatgaaaaagaaaatcacAAGGACAATAATATAAACGAAAAACATTCTAATGATGTAaaagatattaataaaaataatctaAATAATGAAGGAGATAGATGGAATGATATTAATATAGAAACCTTTAGAATCCCagtaaaagaattaaataaaaaaaaatcttttttcGGTTCTAAGGAAATAATTGAATTAATAACTCTGTTGAGATTTTTACTGAACGTAGACGatgatattatatttaagaaatgtttcaaaattataaagaatgaTAAAAACGCAAAATCTATAATAGATAAATTAACTAATTATGATTTTAATGAAGAATTTAACAATGAAAAAGCTAATGACAATGAtacaagaaaaataaaaaaaagttttactTCTTCTCTATTTAATcgtattaaaaatattacccGTTTGTACATactttctaaaaaaaataaattagataaaaaagaGTTACTCTTATTAAATATGTTTACTGAGAaggaaacaaaaaatattgttgatttttttttttgtataaattattttttgaaattatgTTCAGATTCCAATTCTGTGTATAACTTAGTTAtggaaatattaaaaaagagtaattttataagaagggtattaagaaaaatagaaaaaatgcaaaataataataaagatatatatttggataaaaatgaactatcaaaaaatgttattaataATGATTCTAATATTGAAATAACTAGgataaatagaaatattaaaaaagaagaaaattatgATGAAATTAAGAATTATTCCTATGCtagtaataatgataataattatgaaaataaaaattatatatataacgaGTATGATACTTTGAGTAATAAATGCAGTGATTCTCAAATATGTACAAATGCTATTGCATGTTCAAATGAAAAGACTGAGGAAAAATTATACTTCGTTGAAGCTGCTAATACCAAATGTGAAGAAAttagaattaataaaaaacgTACATATGATAAATTTAGTGAAAAATcggaaaaaaagaaaaattgtaATGAAAAGACGGATGATATAGGTAATGAACATGTAGGTAATACTAACATAGTGAATGaacttaaaattaaaaacgatttaaagattttatttaatttaagtgaagaagaattaaattataatgaaatacaaaatatatttatatttttagagATGACAATTGACTACAAACCTAACCTA
The genomic region above belongs to Plasmodium relictum strain SGS1 genome assembly, chromosome: 10 and contains:
- the UvrD gene encoding ATP-dependent DNA helicase UvrD, putative, giving the protein MKKGIMDEKKKKKGVEKNDLNEREKNVQFNNNDTPFNSENFPNNILFSKLSNEQIKIVEIPLNFNLCIIACPGSGKTSTLTARIIRSIIEKKKSVVCITFTNYAANDLKDKIMKKINCLIDLCSNNDIYCKLFNEKNIKKKCDTNNKINKSKFKVLHTMLFIGTIHSFCRYILLKYKFHFKILTDSINSNIIKMAFNNFYSSNFEKNNMKTENIDKNNDSLNILNFFNSMKNFNVKEEDELEEDEEEEEFYHYIYDLKETNEKDYFQQMNVKSILKRKNIIFLKKKIKLMKYAELYNLKIEINEVEKNFYEEYKKILKNAKYIYYDFDDLLIETYKLMKNDVHIRNKILEEWNYVFCDEFQDINTTQFNILQFFANPNTIPHNFQSNMNITDFIEKGDLNNFNFNNIYVDKCFNHLLANNKIIEEKKSNNSSELFKGVSDMSSENEENDFNKKKIFNDHNRSITVIGDDDQSIYAFRGAHINIFNKFLKECNCLLFKLGNNFRSTKEIVRISSNLILHNASCRIQKNLHTNNIEGQKVNFHVFKNNMDQISYILSEIIFLKKKYNYQFGDFVILSRTNRTLKDTLKIISSYDAKKRALKFFSEIHNNEKENHKDNNINEKHSNDVKDINKNNLNNEGDRWNDINIETFRIPVKELNKKKSFFGSKEIIELITLLRFLLNVDDDIIFKKCFKIIKNDKNAKSIIDKLTNYDFNEEFNNEKANDNDTRKIKKSFTSSLFNRIKNITRLYILSKKNKLDKKELLLLNMFTEKETKNIVDFFFCINYFLKLCSDSNSVYNLVMEILKKSNFIRRVLRKIEKMQNNNKDIYLDKNELSKNVINNDSNIEITRINRNIKKEENYDEIKNYSYASNNDNNYENKNYIYNEYDTLSNKCSDSQICTNAIACSNEKTEEKLYFVEAANTKCEEIRINKKRTYDKFSEKSEKKKNCNEKTDDIGNEHVGNTNIVNELKIKNDLKILFNLSEEELNYNEIQNIFIFLEMTIDYKPNLLQQKCSDCLVCFLNDFKNNIHENMLIEKVTLTTIHKAKGLEWKIVFIINVIEGEIPQNVESNQEIIEERKILYVGITRAKYLLYLLCYLQNSYTSEKNTVSRFISQMNI